From one Gossypium hirsutum isolate 1008001.06 chromosome D08, Gossypium_hirsutum_v2.1, whole genome shotgun sequence genomic stretch:
- the LOC121203400 gene encoding uncharacterized protein isoform X1, translating to MILLRETRTMTVRVHPFVEHQPAIAHPAGDQSREMEGVGSTDRSRQVGPSIDQSRVTVLYVSVTTPLLFKLIPAVVCLGVLLRWFPADSPEIGLKGDSLRVFGRTARSVLL from the exons ATGATTTTACTCCGCGAAACTCGAACAATGACAGTAAGGGTACATCCATTTGTGGAGCACCAACCCGCAATCGCTCATCCTGCCGGAGACCAGTCAAGGGAAATGGAAGGTGTTGGCAGCACCGATAGGTCAAGGCAGGTTGGCCCGAGCATTGATCAATCGAGAGTCACCGTTTTATATGTTTCG GTGACTACTCCATTGCTTTTCAAGCTGATTCCAGCTGTTGTTTGTCTTGGTGTACTATTACGGTGGTTCCCAGCTGATAGTCCTGAG ATTGGTTTGAAAGGAGATAGTCTTCGAGTCTTCGGGCGGACAGCGCGAAGCGTATTACTTTGA
- the LOC107932846 gene encoding protein EFFECTOR OF TRANSCRIPTION 2 → MGAAKLADVVTRFNREDHKRTKHDSQFSKWKVLIGPHDWEDHSVGKEGVARYRVENLPKTASSGLYELAINKPSSRDHNGKLDSDKVLVVYLGEADNVRSRLQQYGRTGAHLGRNDSGDNKGRGCFEDIFARGYSIVYRWAPMENKADARRTEVQLLTTFDYAWNKGSNGVRCQDDILQKLDKHASNLMKLANFSKKHLPFLQKQVGIKIKASKLVSEDSEFGKYKNGENHNFLLQVFNFSRSQPWLVSNHGGSDENKTFSCGVVLDNGSICKRPPVEGRKGCAEHKGKKTTGSSTRSSMKSQPHKEDYPEIEHCSPICGVAMDDGSLCRRQPVSGRKRCDLHKGRRIYSSDSEITRY, encoded by the exons ATGGGAGCGGCTAAATTGGCCGATGTGGTCACCAGATTCAACCGAGAAGATCACAAACGAACCAAGCACGACTCTCAGTTCTCCAAATGGAAG GTTCTAATTGGGCCTCATGATTGGGAAGACCATTCAGTGGGGAAAGAAGGAGTGGCTAGATACAGGGTTGAAAATCTCCCCAAAACTGCAAGCTCAGGTCTTTATGAGCTTGCTATAAATAAACCTTCGAGCAGGGACCATAATGGCAAGCTTGACTCAGACAAGGTTTTGGTGGTTTATCTTGGGGAGGCTGATAATGTCAGGTCAAGGCTACAACAATATGGCCGTACAGGTGCTCATTTGGGCAGAAATGACTCGGGGGATAATAAAGGACGTGGCTGCTTTGAGGACATTTTTGCTAGAGGCTACTCTATTGTTTACAGATGGGCTCCT ATGGAAAACAAGGCAGATGCTCGGAGAACTGAAGTTCAGCTTCTCACTACTTTTGATTATGCATGGAATAAAGGCTCGAACGGTGTACGGTGTCAGGATGATATCCTTCAAAAACTAGATAAGCATGCATCAAATCTTATGAAATTAGCCAATTTCTCCAAAAAGCATCTGCCCTTCCTTCAAAAGCAAGTAGGCATCAAAATCAAAGCAAGCAAGCTAGTTTCGGAGGACAGTGAGTTTGGCAAATACAAAAATGGAGAGAACCACAACTTTTTGCTTCAAGTTTTCAACTTCAGCAGATCCCAGCCTTGGTTGGTTTCGAATCACGGTGGCTCCGACGAGAACAAAACCTTCTCTTGTGGGGTGGTTTTAGACAATGGTTCGATTTGTAAAAGGCCACCGGTTGAAGGAAGAAAAGGATGCGCTGAACACAAGGGAAAGAAAACTACAGGGTCTTCCACGAGGTCGAGTATGAAATCACAACCGCATAAAGAGGACTATCCCGAAATCGAGCATTGTAGTCCTATTTGTGGGGTTGCCATGGATGATGGTTCTCTTTGTAGAAGGCAACCCGTTTCCGGGAGAAAAAGATGTGATTTGCACAAAGGGAGGAGAATTTATAGCTCTGATTCCGAGATAACAAGATATTAA
- the LOC121203400 gene encoding uncharacterized protein isoform X2: MILLRETRTMTVRVHPFVEHQPAIAHPAGDQSREMEGVGSTDRSRQVGPSIDQSRVTVLYVSVTTPLLFKLIPAVVCLGVLLRWFPADSPEVHKRAKKQVD; this comes from the exons ATGATTTTACTCCGCGAAACTCGAACAATGACAGTAAGGGTACATCCATTTGTGGAGCACCAACCCGCAATCGCTCATCCTGCCGGAGACCAGTCAAGGGAAATGGAAGGTGTTGGCAGCACCGATAGGTCAAGGCAGGTTGGCCCGAGCATTGATCAATCGAGAGTCACCGTTTTATATGTTTCG GTGACTACTCCATTGCTTTTCAAGCTGATTCCAGCTGTTGTTTGTCTTGGTGTACTATTACGGTGGTTCCCAGCTGATAGTCCTGAG GTGCATAAACGTGCAAAAAAGCAAGTCGATTGA
- the LOC107932850 gene encoding protein EFFECTOR OF TRANSCRIPTION 2 has protein sequence MAVMVLISVEKMDFGKKKCRLFDPIFARGCCIIYRWASMKSKAAAQRTEARLLEKYDYAWNIGSNGARRPNDILRKLDKHVSNKRHLPIKIKSNKQVNGRCRRHLDHRGGGGDITYICGAATSDGAPCERPVSGNGRCWQHSNYGRSSSSNKRHVPVKIKSNKQVNGRCRRHLNYGGDGGSSFTSRNLNYGCYDSSFTPRWLDHGGDDIILICGATTDNGAPCERPVSGNGRCWQHLDYSSSSSSSSSSSSSSGCFTCGTFNYDPQWFF, from the exons ATGGCCGTGATGGTACTCATCTCTGTAGAAAAAATGGATTTCGGGAAAAAAAAATGTCGTTTGTTTGATCCAATTTTTGCAAGGGGTTGCTGTATTATCTACAGATGGGCTTCT ATGAAAAGTAAGGCAGCAGCTCAAAGAACTGAAGCTCGACTTCTTGAAAAATACGATTATGCATGGAATATAGGTTCTAATGGCGCACGTCGCCCCAATGATATCCTTCGGAAACTAGATAAACATGTATCCAACAAAAGACATTTGCCcatcaaaatcaaatcaaacaagCAAGTAAATGGAAGATGCCGGAGGCACTTAGATCAccgtggtggtggtggtgatatTACATACATTTGTGGAGCAGCCACTTCCGATGGTGCTCCTTGTGAGAGACCGGTTAGTGGAAATGGAAGATGTTGGCAACATTCGAATTATGGTCGCAGTAGTAGTTCCAACAAAAGACATGTGCCCgtcaaaatcaaatcaaacaagCAAGTAAATGGAAGATGCCGGAGGCACTTAAATTATGGCGGGGACGGCGGTAGCAGTTTTACTTCACGGAACTTAAATTATGGCTGCTATGACAGCAGTTTTACTCCGCGGTGGTTGGACCATGGTGGTGatgatattatattaatttgtgGAGCAACCACCGACAATGGTGCTCCTTGCGAGAGACCGGTTAGTGGAAATGGAAGGTGTTGGCAACACTTGGATTATAGCAGCAGCAGCagtagcagcagcagcagcagcagcagcagtgGTTGTTTTACTTGCGGTACTTTCAACTATGACCCGCAATGGTTCTTTTAA